GGCCGGCCCACTTCTCCGCAATCTCCCCTGCAACCTCAACGAAAGGACCCAACCATGACCGCACAGAACTTCTCCCCCGCACAGGGCATCCCGGCCACCGCCTCGCGCCTGGTGCCGCGCCAGCTCGCCGCCGCGGCGGCGCTGGGCCTGGCGGTGCTCTACGGCGTGGCCTTTGCCGAGAGCCCGCTGGCGCACAACGCCGCGCACGACGTGCGCCACGTCACCGTCAAACCTTGCCACTGAAAGGGCGCAGCCATGCTGTTCCGACGCTTGGTCTGGTGCGCGCTGGCCGCCGCGCTGCTGGTGGGCAGCCTGCAATTCGCCATGCAGCGCTGGCAGGCGCTGCCCATCATCCTTGCGGCGGAGCGCTTCGAGGACCAGAAGGCGGCAGCGCCGGCACCCGCACACGAACACACGCACGAGCCCGTTCACGAAGGGGCCGCAGCGGGCGGGCACGAGCATGCCGCCGCTGAGCACCACCACGATGAAGCCGCATGGTCGCCTGCGGACGGCGCGGAACGCGGCTTCTGGACCTGGGTGGCCAACGTGCTGCACAGCTTCAGCATGGCCATGCTGTTGTTCGCCGTGATGGGCGCCTGGGTCTGGCGCCGCGGTGGGAGCGGCGGCATGGCGCGCTTGGCGTTGGCGGTGGCCGCCGCGGGCTGGCTCAGCCTGCACCTGTGGCCTTCGCTTGGGCTGCCGGCCGAAGTGCCCGGCATGGACGCAGCCGACCTGCGCGCGCGCCAGGCCTGGTGGCTGCTGGCCGCCGCCGGCGCCGCAGGAGCCTGCGGGATGCTCGCCTTCAGCACCGCGCGCTGGCGTTGGATCGCAGCTGCGGTGCTGCTGGCCTTGCCGTTCGTCGTCCGCGCGCCGCAGGTCGCGGACCCCTTGGCCGGGTTCAGCGGCGAGGCCCATGCTCGGCTGGCGCAACTCGGGCGCGACTTCGTCTGGGCCACGACCTGGGTGTCGCTGTCCTTCTGGGCTTCGCTGGGCGTGATCGGCGGCGCGCTCTTCGCTCGCTGGCTGCAGCCGGTGCTGGCCGAGATGCGGACCAACGCAGCCAGCGCTGCGCCGGCGATCGGAGCTTCTCGATGAGAACGACGCAGGCTGCCGGCAAGATCATGCTGGTGGGCATCGGCCCCGGCAGCGTGGGCCACATGACCCAGCGGGCCCGCGAAGCCATCGCCGAGGCCGACGTGGTGGTGGGCTACGTCACCTACATCAAGCTGGTGGCCGACCTGATCGAGGGCAAGGAGGTCGTGCGCAAGGGCATGACCGAGGAGTTGGACCGCGCGGTGAGCGCGCTCGAAGCCGCGCGCGCCGGCAAGAAGGTGGCGCTCATCTCCTCGGGCGACGCGGGCGTCTACGGCATGGCCGGCCCCACCTACGAGGTGCTGTTCCAGGCGGGCTGGACGCCCGAGGACGCGGTGCAAGTGGAGATCGTGCCTGGCGCCTCCGCGCTCAACGCCTGTGCCGCGCTGGTGGGCGCGCCGCTGACGCACGATTTCTGCGCCATCTCGCTGAGCGACCTGTTGACGCCCTGGCCGGTGATCGCGCGGCGGCTGGACGCGGTGGCGATGGCCGACTTCGTCGTCGCGCTCTACAACCCCAAGAGCGGCCGGCGCACGCGCCAGATCGTCGAGGCACAGCGCCTGTTCCTGCGCCACCGCCGGGCCGACACGCCGGTGGCGATCGTCAAGAGCGCCTACCGGCGGCGGCAGCACATCGAGTTCCGCACGCTGGAAACGATGTGCGAGGCCGACATCGGCATGCTCAGCACGGTGCTGATCGGCAACAGCCACACCTTCGTGCGCGACGGCCTGATGGTCACGCCGCGCGGCTACGCCAACAAGTACGACATTGAGCAAGGCGGCGAGACGCGCGAGGGCGAGAGGCCGGGGCGTTCGCTGTCGACCGGGCTGAACGGCTGGCTCGAGAACCTGCTGGACGACCACGCCGGCGGCGAGAGCATCGAGCAGCTCGCCGCGCGACACCGCCTGCCGGCCGACTACATCGCCGCGACCCTGGCCGAGCCGATCGAGGCACAGCCCGAAGCCGCGGCCGAAGACACCGAAACCTGAAGGGGCGCCCACACCACCAGACACCGAACCCGGGCGCGACCTCCGCAAGGCGGCCGCGCCCCCACGCCCCAGGTGCCTTGCCCAGCGATGGTCCGGGTCAAACGGGAACGGGGTAGGCCGGCCTGGCTTGGATGCCAGGCCGGCCGTAATCCCCGGCTGCCCCCGCAACGGTAGGCGAGTGCGGGTGCGTCCACGGCGCTCGAACCATCGAGCGCCAGCCACTGAACGGTTGCGTGGCGTCGTCGCCGAGACGACGCGCGCGGACCGCTTGGGAAGGCGATGCACCAAGACTCGCGAGCCCGGATACCGGCCTGTGGCGACGCGCCGCCGCGACGCGAATCGTGGCGGTCATCGCAATGCGACCAGCCGCGGGGAGCGGATGGCGGCGAACGCGCCGCGCTCACTCGCGTGGGTATCGCGCCATCCCGTGCAGCGGGTCGTTCCTGGAGTTGATGCCACGTGAGAACCACCGAACCAGGCGCCCGACGCGCGCCCCATTTGACGCCGCTGTCCATGGCCAGTTTCCTGACCGCCCTGCTGGCGAGCGCCACCGCGTGCGCCGAAGAACCGGCTGCGCTCGACGCGATCGTCGTCACGGGCCGGCGCACGGCGGCGCGACTGGAAGACACGCCGCAGCGCGTCGAGGACATCGAGCGCACGCCGACGCGTGAGCTCGCCGACCTGCTGAAGAAGAACGCGAGCGTCGACGTGATCCAGTACCCGGGCAACCTGTCGGGCGTCGGCATTCGCGGGGTCCGGCTCGAGTTCTCGGGCATCAACAAGCGCTGGCTGCCGCTGATCGATGGCCGGCCCGCGATGTCTACCAACCCGAGCCTGGTGAACCTGGACCAGATCGAACGCATCGAGGTGCTCAAGGGCCCGGCTTCTGCGCTGTATGGTGCGCAGGCCATGGGCGGCGTGGTGAACCTGATCACGCGCGAGAGTCACGGCGGCGTGGCCGGCACGGGGCAGATCTCGCTCGGCGAGTTCGATCTGAAGGAACTCCGCGGCCGCATCGGCGGCAGCCTGAGCGACGCGCTGGATTTCGACTACGCCGGTTCCTGGTTCGACCGGGGCGACTTCAGCGCCGGCCAGGGCGTCGAGCGGCCCAACACGGCGTACCGCCAGCAGAACCATGCGCTGCGCCTCGGCCTGGCCCCGGCGCTGGATTGGCGCCTGCGCGCCAAGACCGACCTCTACCGGGGCCGCGACATCGCCACGCCCGGCGACATCGCCTACGGCCTGAACCCTGCGCACGCGAGGAGCCTGTCGTGAGCCTTCTGCGCCCACAGGGGCTGACTGTTCGCATCGGCGGCAAGACATTGCTGCACGATGCGAGCCTGTCTCCGCGTGCGGGCGAACTGCTGGGCGTCGTCGGCAGCAACGGCGCCGGCAAGACCACGCTGCTGCGCACGATGGCCGGATTGACGCGCGCCGCACAGGGGCGGGTGCTGCTGCCCGGGCGTGGCAGCTTGCCTACCTGCCGCAAGGCCAGGCCGTGCACTGGCCATTGCCGGGGCGCGAGGTGATGGCGCTGGGCCGGCTGCCGCATGGCGATGCGCTGCGGCCCAGCGGGCGCGACGCCATCGCGCGCGATGGCGGCCACCGCGACGCAGGGCTTTGCCGAGGCCGCCGCGCACACCTTGTCCGGCGGCGAACGTGCGCGGCTGCTGCTGGCCGGCGAGCCGCAGGTCGTCCTGGCCGACGAATCCCTGGCCGCGCTCGACGCGGCCCATCAGCTGCGCGTGCTGGCTTTGCTGCGCCAGCAGTCCCATGGCGGCCGAGCCGTGGCGCTGGTGCTGCACGACCTGGCGCTCGCCGCGCGCTCTTGCACCCGCATCGCCGTGCTGCACCAGGGCCGCCTGCTGGCCGACGGCCCGCCTGCACAGGTGCTCGATGAAGCCTTGATCGCCCGCGCCTTCGGCGTCAGCGCCCTGCGCATCGACCACGCGGGCGAAACCTGCCTGCTGGCCTGGCAGCCGCTGCCGGCCGACTCCCATCTGGAAACCACGCCATGAGCCTTCCTGTTGAAAAACCCAAGATCGGCGCCTACCGCCGCCACATCCTGATCTGCACCGGGCCGCGCTGCACGAAGGACGGCCAGTCGCAGGTGTTGTTCGACAGCCTGGGCGACAAGTTCAAGGCGGTGGGCCTTCACCAAGGTGAACTGCGCGTCAAGCGCAGCCGCGTCAGCTGCTTCGCCGCCTGCAACGGCGGGCCGGTGATGTGCGTGCAGCCCGACGGGGTCTGGTACTACGACGTGACGCCGCAGAACATGGACCGCATCATCGAGCAGCACCTGGTCGGCGGGCAGCCCGTCGACGAACTGGTGTTCCACCGCGGGCCCGGCCATGTCGAATGAGCCGAGCTTCGCTGCCGGCACGGTGTGCATCGTCGGCGCCGGGCCGGGTGCGGCGGACCTGCTGACGCTGCGTGCCCTGCGGCGCCTGCAGCAGGCCGAGGTGATGGTGCATGACCGGCTGATCGCGCCGGAGGTGCTGGCGCTCGCGCCGCCGCAAGCGCTGCGGGTGTACGTGGGCAAGGCTTCGGGCGACCACGCCGTGCCGCAGGCGGGCATCCATGCGCTGTTGGTCGAGCATGCCCGGGCGGGCCGGCGCGTGGTGCGGCTCAAGGGTGGCGATCCCTTCGTGTTCGGCCGCGGCGGCGAGGAGGCACTGGCGTTGCAGGCCGCCGGCATCGCCTGCGAGGTCGTGCCCGGTGTGACCGCCGCCGGCGGCTGTGCGGCGGCCGCCGGCATCCCGCTGACGCACCGCGACCTGGTCAGCAGCTGCGTCTTCCTGCCCGGGCATCTGGCCGAGGGTGAGGGTGCGCACGGCCGCACGCTGGACTGGGCTGCACTGGCGCGGCCCGGGCAGACGCGTGTGTTCTACATGGGCGTGCAGCGCCTGCCCCAGATCGCGCAGCGGCTCATTGCCCACGGGCTGGCGCCCGAGACGCCGGCCGCGATCGTGCGCGACGGTACGCGCGCGACTCAAAGCGTGCTCGCCACTGGCCTAGCAGCGCTGGCGCAGGCCGCGCCCGCGTACGGCCCGCAGCCCGGGCTCCTGATCATCGGCGAGACGGTGAGCCTGAGCCCGGACTATCGGCCCACGGTGGCGCCGCAGCCGGAGCTTCGGCGCACCATGCACTTCGATGCCAACGAGCGCGATGCCGTCTACCGCGTCATCGCCGCGCGGCGCGACATGCGGCACTTCGCGGGCGGGACGGCGCTGGCCCCGGCCGTGCTCGAGCGCCTACTGTGCGCGGCGCATCAGGCGCCGTCGGTGGGGCTGATGCAGCCCTGGCGCTTCATCCGCGTCGCCAACCCGGCGCTGCGCGAGTCCCTGGCCGCGCAGGTGGCCGCCGAGCGGGAGCGCACGGCGCAGGCGCTGGGCGAGCGTGCCGAAGAGTTCCTGCGGCTCAAGGTCGAGGGCCTGCGCGAGTGCGCCGAGCTGCTGGCCCTGGTGCTCGCGCCCGACGACGGAACGGTCTTCGGCCGCCGTACGCTGCCGCGCGAGATGGCGCTGTGTTCGGTGGGGGCGGCGGCGCAGAACCTGTGGCTGGCCGCACGTGCGGAAAACCTGGGCCTGGGCTGGGTGTCGATGTTCGAGCCGGCGGCCGTCGCCGCGCTGCTGGGGCTGCCTGAGGGCGCCTTGCCGCTGGGCCTGCTGTGCCTTGGCCCGGTCGATGCCTTCTACGACGAGCCGATGCTGCAGGCTGAGCACTGGCGTCAGGGCCAGCCGCTCGGTGACATGGTGTTCGAAGACACCTGGGGTCGATCGGCTGACAAGCCGTGAACGAATTGCTGGCCACAGTTCCTGATGGGTCCGATGTTGGCCGGCGTGGATGGCTACGGTCAGACGCGCCGGGCGAGGTCGCCGCTGGCGAGTGGGGCGACTTCGGAGGTCGTGGCGGCACTGTGGGGCGGCAGGAGTGCGTGGCGAGGCCCTGGGGCCGCGCCGGGTTCAGGCCGCGAAGGCGATGTTCAGGCTGCGCATGCGCATCAGGTTGCGCGCCAGGGCATGCCACAGCAGCACGGCTCGCGCCTTTGTCAAGCCACAGACGTTGAACCTGGACAGTCCTCGGCGCCGCAATTGCGCGTTGGCATAAGTGAACTGGCCCCCGAAAATGGACGCCAAGAGGTCTGGTATTTTGACCATGTGGAAGGATGGCAAGGACGGCGATGGGCCGCCCGCCCCGGGCAGCGAGTTCGAGCCCAAGCCGGGCGACAGCGACGCGGTGGCGCAATGGCGGGCCCGCATGGCCACCGACGCCGCGCGCGAGATTTACAAGGATCGTGCAGCCACGGCCGAATGCGTCAACGCGCAGGCCCGCAACCGGGGCTTGTTGCGCATGCCGGTGCGCGGGCTGGCCAAGGTCCGCTGCGTCGTCAGGCTGTACGCGCTGGCGCACAACCTGATGCGCATGCCCTCGCGCCGCAACTCCTCGGTCCGGGCACTCCCGCGTCCGCGATGACCGCAACGGCCGCATGAGTCCGCAAACCATGCCCGACCCCCCCAAAACACGTCCCTGCGCGACCCCGGACTGCTGCGGGATCGCGCCAACAAGCGCACCCGCCTCACCGGATCGGCGTTCACCCGCGCCGCCATGCCTCATGGGGTCCCCTTGTTTTCGGTGCCAAAAGTGACGGTACGCCTCTGCCCGTAGAGCCAGCATTGGCGCGGGGTTCGCTTTCAGACCGCGCGCAAGTGCTTGTCAGGCAATGAGTTCCTGTTGGTCCTCCGATCGGCCGCTGAAGGCCTGTTTGTGGGGTCGATCTCAGCCAGCAGCACCTGTTTTCACTGCAGTTTGTGACGGCAGGATCTGGCCCGCGTAGCGCTCCAGCGGGAAGCGGAAGACTCCCCGCAGGTTGATGCCTTCAAGGCGCGTGGGCGCAATGCGCCCGGTCAGCTCGGCCGGCACGATCTGCCGCCTATTGGCCCACCGGTCCAGCACTACCTGCATCTGCGCCGTGTTCCATGCCATCACGATGTTGGCCAGCAGGCTCAGCGCATCGGCCACCGCTTGCATTTCGTCGGCTCTCCGTGCCTGCGCTGGCCCCACACGGCCGGTGTAGATCGCCCGCTTCAGCGCATTGACCGCCTCGCCGCGGTTGAGGACCCGTCGCAGCTCGCGGCGGAACGCCTCGTTGACGAAGTAGTCGGCCAGGAACGCCGTGCGCAGCAGCTTGCCCAACTGGACGCCGGCGTCGTAGATCGGGTCGCCTCGGGCGGCCGAGCCGAACCTGGCCAACGCCGTGACCGCGCTGGCGTGGCCCGTGATCACCGAGGCTGCCAGATGCACCAGACTGTCCCAGTGGGTCTCTATCAGGGCCGTATCGATGGTGGCCTCGCACACGGCAGCGATCTCCTCGGGCACCTTCATGCCGCGCGGCACGAACAGGTGCCGCTGATTGAGCTCCCTGAGCCTGGGACACAGATCGAAGCCCAGCAGCCGAGCCAGGCCCATGGCGAAGTCGGTGTAGCCGTGCGTGTCCACAGCCAGTTGCGTGGTCTCGACCTTCTCCTGCCGCACCACGCCCTCGATGGCCGCGCCAGCCTGACGCTCGTTGAGCACGATGGGCTGGGCATGGAAGATCCCCCAGCGGTCCTTGACGTGGCTGTAGATGCCGATCGAGGCCGTCTGCCGCCTGGGGTCCTGCCGTGCCTGCCAGACCCGGCGGCTGGTCTCCAGGCTCATCATGTCTGACGAAGCCAGATCCGCTCGGCCCCAGGTGGCGGCGATCGGTTGGCGTTGCATGTGCTCCAGCACCGCCTGGCAGGCCAGCGCCAGGCGCCGCTCGTCACCGGCCCAGCGCATAGCCTGGCGAATACTGGTGGCCGACAGCTGCGGGATCATCCGTGCGCACTCGGCCGCAGTCAGGCTGGTGCCGTGGGCCAGGATGCCGGCGTAGACCATCAGCAGTTCCTGGCCAGATCGCGGCTCGCGTGCGAGCATGATCCAGCTGAAGCGCACCTGGGCGTCCACCGCCAGGATGACCTCGGGCAGTTGCACTTCGCCGATGCGCTGATCGAGCCGGCTGCGCAGCCTGCTGACTTCGGGGTCCTCATCGTCGGCCGCCAGCGGAGCCAAGTGCAGTTCGTCGTCGACACGCAGCGCGCCGGTGCGTACCGCCGTGGCCACGGCGTCGACGCCGGCGCGCACGCGCTCCAGCAGCGGCGCGAGGTAGTTCGCTGCCTTGGCCGGCATCTGTAGCCTGGCGTAGTGGCGCCGGGCCTCAACCTCCCAGCGCTCGTCCGGGATGAACAGCCGCTCGCGGCCTCGGAAGCTCAGCGAGTGTTCGATCCAGATCGAGCCATTGCGCAATCCCCGGCGCAGCGCGAACAGGGTGGCCACTTCCAGTGCCCGGAACGCCCGCTCCCGGTCGGTGTCAGCGATGTCCTGGCGCCACGCTGCCCCCAGCCGTGCAGCGGTGACATCGACAGGCAAGGTCTTGTCGCCGGCTGCGTACTGCGCGCGCAGGATGTCCAGCGCCTGCAGCGCCGGGTGCTCACCCGTGGCCGTCCACGACAGGCTCCCAGCGGCCACCAGCAGCGAGCGCACCGGGGCGATGGCGGCGATCAACTGCCGACGGATGCCCGAGGCCCGGCTCGGTGTTCTCTGCGCGCGCCGGGCTGCGACCAGTTCGAGCAGGCGCGTGCGCAGTTCGGCCGTGCCGGCTTCGTCCCGGGCCAGCTCGGCCAACTCCTGCAGCAGCAACTGGTACTGCCGCGACCAGTCGATGGGGGCAACCGCATCGTCGGCACATTGGCGCCAGAGATCGGCGACGCGGCGCTGGAACATGAGGATGAACTGGTCGGTGGCCGTCAGCAAGCAGTAGCGCAGGAAGCAGGCCGTCTCGACGGTCCGGGCGGGCTCCTTGACGCGGGCGTTGACCGACGGCGCTCGCGAGGCCATGCGTCGCGCGTAGCGGCGCACCAGCACGTTGTTGATCTCGGCCAGCGCGCGGTCGACGCCGAGCTCCTTCAGGCAAGTGATTCGCTCCAGAACCTCTGCTATCTGCCGCGTGGAATGCTTGGCCGGCGCGCTCCACAACCAGGACTGGCAGGGTTGTCCATCAGGACGCGGGGCATCCAGCACCGCGCTCCAGCGCTTGAGGGTCGAGACGGGAACCGACTGCCGAACCGCCTCGGCCGTCGTGCGCTCGAGCTCGCTCAGGGCGGCCGCCACCAGGCCGCGGATGTCGCGCTCGCGCAAGACCAGCAACCTGTGGCTGTACAGCCATTGCCGGGCGTGGACGATCAGACGTTCTCGGTCGGCGCACTGCGCGACTTCATCGCGCAGCACACGCACGAGCGCACGACGCTGGTGCTCAGTCATCCAGCCAAATCCCAGGGACTCGCAGGCCAGCTGTTGGTGATCGAACAGGGTGCGGCCCCGTGCATACAGCGCCCGCACGGACGCCAGATCGGGAGTCTCGATGCCGAGTTCGCGGCCCAGGTGGGCCAGCAGGACGCTCGGCACGACGCGCACGCTGTTCAGCGGCCGGCCGGTCATGCGCACGAAGCCGATGTGCAGCGCCAGGCCCAGCCGCAGACCGTCGCCGCGGCGTCGCGCGATCAGCTCTCGCTCGGCGGGGCTGAAGCTGAAGAAGGCCTGCAGCTCAAACTGGCTGAGCTCACGCGGCAGCTCGCGCTGGCCCAGATACGGTGATTGCCAGCCTTGCATGGCCTCGCTCCCAACTCAAGCCTCGGGCCGCCCACGATAAGCCCCTGCGCGAGCCAACAGGAAAGTTCATCGAATCAACAACTTACCGAACAGCGCTCGAACGGACCCGCGCCAATGCTGGCTCTACGGGCAGGAGCGTACCGTCACTTTTGGCACCGAAAACAAGGGGACCCCTTCGACGCCGATCTGGTTCGCCAACGACCCCGAATGCAGCCATGAAGACGAAGGTCGAGCGGCGGCGCCGTTGGTTCGGTTTTGGAGGGTGTCCACACGACCACCGCTCTCTTGGGGGCCCCCATACGGTGGGATGGACGTCTCCCTCCATCGGGCGCAGCCGCGGTCACACACGTCAGGGTGATCGGCGATCAGGTCGCGCCGCGGGAAGATCACCGAGGATTCCGACGGGGATCCACCAGGAGCCGATGGTCTGCGCGAGGTCGGCGAAGTCAACCATCTCTAGGTGCAAGTCCGTGTCCGTGTCAGAACGTGGAAACTTGGTCTCGCTGTCGCTGTTGGATTGAAGGCAGTGGTGTCTGCGTACCACGGTGAACCCCTTGCAGCCGAGGCGAGGTGGGGCACGCTGGCGCGAGGAACAGGCAACCGCCAGCCGGTCAGCAACCACAGCGGCCGCGGCCGGCTCGATGTAGGACGGCGCACATGAAAAGCGATCACGATCAGGAGGCAGGCAAGTCGACGGCTTCGAGGGGCGAGAAGCCCTCGAAGTGGGATCACTCGCCCGATGCGGGCGAGACCACGCGTGCGATGACGGCCAACGCGGTCGTGTCGGCTGCGGCCAACGTGCCGCTGCTGCTTGCCGCCGTCGGGCTGGTGATTTACCTCGCGTTCGAGGCCGGCCTGAACCTGCCTGGAACCATCTTCGGCGGGCTCAGCCTGGTTGTCTCCGGCTGGCGCTGGTCGATGAGCAAGCGGTACCGGGCGCGCGAGCCTCTGGATGAGGCAACCGAGCGGTTGGCTCGGCGCGAGGTCGAACTGAATGCGGGGCTGGCCGGCCTGATGTGGGGCTACGGTGCGCTGGCGATCTACCCACACCTGAAGGAGGTGGCACAGATCGCGTTTCCGATGATGCTGGCCGGCTCCGCCGGCGTCGCGGCGCTCTACGCGCCGCTGGCCGGGCGCGCGTACCTGTACATGATCGTGCCGCAGGTCGCATCTCTCGCCATGGCGCACCTGGCCTTCGATGGCCTGCGTTCGATCGGACTCGCGGCCGTCGTGGCCGGCTTCGGCTTCACGATGCACCGCTCCGCCCAGATGTCCAAGGCTGCGGGCGAGCGGCTCGCGAGGGCACTACTCGAGCGCGATCGACTGCGCGCCGACCATGCGCGACTGGCGCAGCTCGAGTTGATCGAGGCCAAGGTCGCTGCCGAGTCCGCGCGCAATGAAGCGGCAGCCACCCGGGACCTGTTCATCGCGAAGGTGTCGCACGAGTTCCGCACGCCGTTGCAGACCATCGTGGCCCTGGCCGACCTGCTGGCCCTGAAGACGGACGACGGCAAGTCCAAGGGGCTGCAGGAGCCGATCCAGCGGCTCTCGCGCGCAG
This portion of the Methylibium petroleiphilum PM1 genome encodes:
- a CDS encoding CbtA family protein, producing the protein MLFRRLVWCALAAALLVGSLQFAMQRWQALPIILAAERFEDQKAAAPAPAHEHTHEPVHEGAAAGGHEHAAAEHHHDEAAWSPADGAERGFWTWVANVLHSFSMAMLLFAVMGAWVWRRGGSGGMARLALAVAAAGWLSLHLWPSLGLPAEVPGMDAADLRARQAWWLLAAAGAAGACGMLAFSTARWRWIAAAVLLALPFVVRAPQVADPLAGFSGEAHARLAQLGRDFVWATTWVSLSFWASLGVIGGALFARWLQPVLAEMRTNAASAAPAIGASR
- a CDS encoding CbtB domain-containing protein, translating into MTAQNFSPAQGIPATASRLVPRQLAAAAALGLAVLYGVAFAESPLAHNAAHDVRHVTVKPCH
- a CDS encoding ABC transporter ATP-binding protein, with the protein product MAMRCGPAGATPSRAMAATATQGFAEAAAHTLSGGERARLLLAGEPQVVLADESLAALDAAHQLRVLALLRQQSHGGRAVALVLHDLALAARSCTRIAVLHQGRLLADGPPAQVLDEALIARAFGVSALRIDHAGETCLLAWQPLPADSHLETTP
- the cobA gene encoding uroporphyrinogen-III C-methyltransferase — its product is MSNEPSFAAGTVCIVGAGPGAADLLTLRALRRLQQAEVMVHDRLIAPEVLALAPPQALRVYVGKASGDHAVPQAGIHALLVEHARAGRRVVRLKGGDPFVFGRGGEEALALQAAGIACEVVPGVTAAGGCAAAAGIPLTHRDLVSSCVFLPGHLAEGEGAHGRTLDWAALARPGQTRVFYMGVQRLPQIAQRLIAHGLAPETPAAIVRDGTRATQSVLATGLAALAQAAPAYGPQPGLLIIGETVSLSPDYRPTVAPQPELRRTMHFDANERDAVYRVIAARRDMRHFAGGTALAPAVLERLLCAAHQAPSVGLMQPWRFIRVANPALRESLAAQVAAERERTAQALGERAEEFLRLKVEGLRECAELLALVLAPDDGTVFGRRTLPREMALCSVGAAAQNLWLAARAENLGLGWVSMFEPAAVAALLGLPEGALPLGLLCLGPVDAFYDEPMLQAEHWRQGQPLGDMVFEDTWGRSADKP
- a CDS encoding (2Fe-2S) ferredoxin domain-containing protein, yielding MSLPVEKPKIGAYRRHILICTGPRCTKDGQSQVLFDSLGDKFKAVGLHQGELRVKRSRVSCFAACNGGPVMCVQPDGVWYYDVTPQNMDRIIEQHLVGGQPVDELVFHRGPGHVE
- the cobJ gene encoding precorrin-3B C(17)-methyltransferase, whose amino-acid sequence is MRTTQAAGKIMLVGIGPGSVGHMTQRAREAIAEADVVVGYVTYIKLVADLIEGKEVVRKGMTEELDRAVSALEAARAGKKVALISSGDAGVYGMAGPTYEVLFQAGWTPEDAVQVEIVPGASALNACAALVGAPLTHDFCAISLSDLLTPWPVIARRLDAVAMADFVVALYNPKSGRRTRQIVEAQRLFLRHRRADTPVAIVKSAYRRRQHIEFRTLETMCEADIGMLSTVLIGNSHTFVRDGLMVTPRGYANKYDIEQGGETREGERPGRSLSTGLNGWLENLLDDHAGGESIEQLAARHRLPADYIAATLAEPIEAQPEAAAEDTET
- a CDS encoding Tn3 family transposase yields the protein MQGWQSPYLGQRELPRELSQFELQAFFSFSPAERELIARRRGDGLRLGLALHIGFVRMTGRPLNSVRVVPSVLLAHLGRELGIETPDLASVRALYARGRTLFDHQQLACESLGFGWMTEHQRRALVRVLRDEVAQCADRERLIVHARQWLYSHRLLVLRERDIRGLVAAALSELERTTAEAVRQSVPVSTLKRWSAVLDAPRPDGQPCQSWLWSAPAKHSTRQIAEVLERITCLKELGVDRALAEINNVLVRRYARRMASRAPSVNARVKEPARTVETACFLRYCLLTATDQFILMFQRRVADLWRQCADDAVAPIDWSRQYQLLLQELAELARDEAGTAELRTRLLELVAARRAQRTPSRASGIRRQLIAAIAPVRSLLVAAGSLSWTATGEHPALQALDILRAQYAAGDKTLPVDVTAARLGAAWRQDIADTDRERAFRALEVATLFALRRGLRNGSIWIEHSLSFRGRERLFIPDERWEVEARRHYARLQMPAKAANYLAPLLERVRAGVDAVATAVRTGALRVDDELHLAPLAADDEDPEVSRLRSRLDQRIGEVQLPEVILAVDAQVRFSWIMLAREPRSGQELLMVYAGILAHGTSLTAAECARMIPQLSATSIRQAMRWAGDERRLALACQAVLEHMQRQPIAATWGRADLASSDMMSLETSRRVWQARQDPRRQTASIGIYSHVKDRWGIFHAQPIVLNERQAGAAIEGVVRQEKVETTQLAVDTHGYTDFAMGLARLLGFDLCPRLRELNQRHLFVPRGMKVPEEIAAVCEATIDTALIETHWDSLVHLAASVITGHASAVTALARFGSAARGDPIYDAGVQLGKLLRTAFLADYFVNEAFRRELRRVLNRGEAVNALKRAIYTGRVGPAQARRADEMQAVADALSLLANIVMAWNTAQMQVVLDRWANRRQIVPAELTGRIAPTRLEGINLRGVFRFPLERYAGQILPSQTAVKTGAAG
- a CDS encoding TonB-dependent receptor, with the protein product MASFLTALLASATACAEEPAALDAIVVTGRRTAARLEDTPQRVEDIERTPTRELADLLKKNASVDVIQYPGNLSGVGIRGVRLEFSGINKRWLPLIDGRPAMSTNPSLVNLDQIERIEVLKGPASALYGAQAMGGVVNLITRESHGGVAGTGQISLGEFDLKELRGRIGGSLSDALDFDYAGSWFDRGDFSAGQGVERPNTAYRQQNHALRLGLAPALDWRLRAKTDLYRGRDIATPGDIAYGLNPAHARSLS
- a CDS encoding ATP-binding cassette domain-containing protein, which translates into the protein MSLLRPQGLTVRIGGKTLLHDASLSPRAGELLGVVGSNGAGKTTLLRTMAGLTRAAQGRVLLPGRGSLPTCRKARPCTGHCRGAR